The Saccopteryx leptura isolate mSacLep1 chromosome 2, mSacLep1_pri_phased_curated, whole genome shotgun sequence genome has a window encoding:
- the LOC136394004 gene encoding LOW QUALITY PROTEIN: protein ECT2-like (The sequence of the model RefSeq protein was modified relative to this genomic sequence to represent the inferred CDS: inserted 1 base in 1 codon; substituted 1 base at 1 genomic stop codon), with protein sequence MADNSVLTSITGSTSLADSSIFYSKVTETSNENLFIGPTSYVEEDMPQVETRVILVQDARKHEELIKALKEIKVPFVKMETVEEYESLYSPEFENVFIVMDFQDPVFNELXKTDCRVIGPPVVLNCAQKXEPLPFSCRPLYCTSMMNLVVCFTGFRKKEELVRLVTLVHHMGGVIQKDFNSKVTHFVANCTQGEKFRIAVSLGTPIMKPEWVYKSWERRNEQNFCASADDFRNEFKVPPFQDCILSFLGFSDEEKTNMEEMTEMQGGNHLPVGDERCTHLIVEENVVEELPFEPSKKLCVVKQEWFWGSIQMDAQAGETMYLYEKATTPELKKSVSLLSLNTPNINRKRRHLKETPAQLSRETDLSPFPPRKHPSAEHSLSIGSLLDISSTPESSINYGETPKSCCTKSSKNSTPISSKRSARWQVAKELYQTESNYVNILATTIQFFQVPLEEEGQCGGPILAPEEIKTIFGSIPDIFDVHTKIKDDLEDLIVNWDESKSIGDIFLKYICNVLVSYPTSKSNSSYSSS encoded by the exons atggctgacaaTAGTGTATTGACATCCATTACTGGGAGTACAAGCTTGGCAGACTCttccattttttattctaaagttaCTGAAACATCTAACGAAAACTTATTTATTGGACCTACTTCATATGTTGAGGAAGATATGCCTCAGGTTGAGACAAGAGTGATATTGGTTCAAGATGCTAGAAAACATGAAGAACTTATAAAAGCCTTAAAGGAAATTAAAGTGCCCTTTGTAAAGATGGAAACAGTGGAAGAATATGAAAGTTTGTATTCTCCAGAATTTGAAAATGTATTCATAGTCATGGACTTCCAGGACCCTGTCTTTAATGAATTATAGAAGACTGATTGTAGAGTTATTGGACCACCAGTTGTATTAAACTGTGCACAAA GAGAGCCTTTGCCATTTTCATGTCGTCCACTCTATTGTACCAGCATGATGAATCTGGTAGTGTGCTTTACTGGATTCAGGAAGAAAGAAGAACTAGTCAGATTGGTGACTTTGGTTCATCACATGGGTGGAGTTATTCAAAAAGACTTTAATTCAAAAGTTACACATTTTGTGGCAAATTGTACACAAGGAGAAAAATTCAGGATTGCTGTGAGCCTGGGTACTCCTATTATGAAGCCAGAATGGGTTTATAAATCTTGGGAAAGGAGGAATGAACAGAATTTCTGTGCATCAGCTGATGATTTTAGAAATGAATTTAAAGTTCCTCCATTTCAAGATTGCATTTTAAGTTTCCTGggattttcagatgaagaaaaaacTAATATGGAAGAAATGACTGAAATGCAAGGAGGCAACCATTTACCAGTTGGAGATGAAAGGTGCACTCATCTTATAGTTGAAGAGAATGTAGTAGAAGAACTTCCATTCGAACCTTCAAAGAAACTGTGTGTTGTGAAGCAAGAGTGGTTCTGGGGAAGTATTCAAATggatgctcaagctggagaaacTATGTATTTATATGAAAAGGCTACTACACCTGAGCTTAAGAAATCAGTGTCACTGCTTTCTCTAAATACTCCAAACATTAATCGCAAAAGACGTCATTTAAAAGAGACACCTGCTCAGCTTTCAAGAGAGACAGACCTGTCACCTTTTCCTCCTCGTAAGCACCCATCAGCTGAACATTCCCTTTCTATAGGATCACTCCTAGATATCTCCAGTACACCAGAGTCTAGCATTAACTATGGAGAAACACCAAAGTCTTGTTGTACTAAGTCTTCTAAAAATTCCACTCCTATTTCTTCAAAGCGGTCAGCCAGGTGGCAAGTAGCAAAAGAGCTCTATCAGACTGAAAgtaattatgtaaatatattggCCACAACTATTCAGTTCTTTCAGGTACCATTGGAAGAAGAAGGACAATGTGGTGGGCCTATCCTCGCACCAGAAGAGATTAAGACTATTTTTGGTAGTATCCCAGATATCTTTGATGTGCACACTAAGATAAAGGATGATCTTGAAGATCTTATTGTTAATTGGGATGAGAGCAAAAGCATTGGTGACATCTTTCTTAAATAT ATTTGCAATGTCTTAGTTTCCTACCCGACCTCCAAATCCAACTCTTCTTACTCCAGCAGCTGA